One window of the Shimwellia blattae DSM 4481 = NBRC 105725 genome contains the following:
- the tuf gene encoding elongation factor Tu: protein MSKEKFERTKPHVNVGTIGHVDHGKTTLTAAITTVLAKTYGGAARAFDQIDNAPEEKARGITINTSHVEYDTPTRHYAHVDCPGHADYVKNMITGAAQMDGAILVVAATDGPMPQTREHILLGRQVGVPYIIVFLNKCDMVDDEELLELVEMEVRELLSQYDFPGDDTPIIRGSALKALEGDAEWEAKIIELAETLDSYIPEPERAIDKPFLLPIEDVFSISGRGTVVTGRVERGIIKVGDEVEIVGIKDTAKSTCTGVEMFRKLLDEGRAGENVGVLLRGIKREEIERGQVLAKPGTINPHTKFESEVYILSKDEGGRHTPFFKGYRPQFYFRTTDVTGTIELPEGVEMVMPGDNIKMVVTLIHPIAMDDGLRFAIREGGRTVGAGVVAKVLG from the coding sequence ATGTCTAAAGAAAAGTTTGAACGTACAAAACCGCACGTTAACGTCGGTACTATCGGCCACGTTGACCATGGTAAAACGACGCTGACCGCTGCTATTACTACCGTACTGGCTAAAACCTACGGTGGTGCTGCCCGCGCATTCGATCAGATCGATAACGCACCGGAAGAAAAAGCACGTGGTATCACCATCAACACGTCTCACGTTGAATACGATACCCCGACCCGCCACTACGCTCACGTAGACTGCCCGGGGCACGCCGACTATGTTAAAAACATGATCACTGGTGCTGCTCAGATGGACGGCGCTATCCTGGTTGTTGCTGCAACTGACGGCCCGATGCCGCAGACCCGTGAGCACATCCTGCTGGGCCGCCAGGTAGGCGTTCCGTACATCATCGTGTTCCTGAACAAGTGCGACATGGTTGATGACGAAGAGCTGCTGGAACTGGTTGAAATGGAAGTTCGTGAACTTCTGTCTCAGTACGACTTCCCGGGCGACGATACTCCGATCATCCGTGGTTCTGCTCTGAAAGCGCTGGAAGGCGACGCAGAGTGGGAAGCAAAAATCATCGAACTGGCTGAAACCCTGGATTCTTACATCCCGGAGCCAGAGCGTGCTATCGACAAGCCGTTCCTGCTGCCTATCGAAGACGTATTCTCCATCTCCGGTCGTGGTACTGTAGTTACCGGTCGTGTAGAGCGCGGTATCATCAAAGTTGGTGACGAAGTAGAAATCGTTGGTATCAAAGATACCGCTAAATCTACCTGTACTGGCGTTGAAATGTTCCGCAAACTGCTGGACGAAGGCCGTGCTGGTGAGAACGTTGGTGTTCTGCTGCGTGGTATCAAACGTGAAGAAATCGAACGTGGTCAGGTTCTGGCTAAGCCAGGCACCATCAACCCGCACACCAAGTTCGAATCTGAAGTGTACATCCTGTCCAAAGACGAAGGCGGCCGTCATACTCCGTTCTTCAAAGGCTACCGTCCGCAGTTCTACTTCCGTACTACTGACGTGACCGGTACCATCGAACTGCCGGAAGGCGTTGAGATGGTAATGCCGGGCGACAACATCAAAATGGTTGTTACCCTGATCCACCCGATCGCAATGGACGACGGTCTGCGTTTCGCAATCCGTGAAGGCGGCCGTACTGTAGGCGCGGGTGTTGTTGCTAAAGTTCTGGGCTAA
- the coaA gene encoding type I pantothenate kinase, whose protein sequence is MTPYLQFNRSQWAALRDSVPMTLTEGEIARLKGINEDLSLDEVAEIYLPLSRLLNFYISSNLRRQAVLEQFLGTNGQRIPYVISIAGSVAVGKSTTARVLQALLSRWPEHRRVELITTDGFLHPNDVLKERGLMKKKGFPLSYDMHRLVKFVSDIKSGVPDVTAPVYSHLIYDVIPDGDKTVSHPDILILEGLNVLQSGMDYPHDPHHVFVSDFVDFSIYVDAPESLLESWYINRFLKFREGAFTDPDSYFHHYAKLSKEEAVGVAAQLWKEINWRNLKENILPTRERASLILTKSANHAIESVRLRK, encoded by the coding sequence ATGACTCCATATCTACAATTTAACCGGAGCCAGTGGGCCGCACTGCGTGATTCAGTACCCATGACGCTCACTGAAGGAGAAATTGCCCGGCTGAAAGGTATCAATGAAGACCTTTCTCTGGATGAAGTGGCCGAAATCTATTTGCCGCTCTCGCGTTTACTGAATTTCTATATTAGTTCTAACCTGCGCCGCCAGGCGGTGCTGGAGCAGTTTCTCGGCACTAATGGCCAGCGTATTCCCTATGTCATCAGTATTGCCGGTAGTGTGGCGGTAGGTAAAAGCACCACCGCACGCGTCCTTCAGGCGCTGCTCAGCCGCTGGCCGGAACACCGGCGGGTAGAGCTGATCACCACCGATGGTTTTCTGCACCCGAATGACGTACTGAAAGAACGCGGGCTAATGAAGAAGAAAGGCTTTCCCCTTTCCTATGATATGCACCGCTTAGTGAAATTTGTCTCGGATATAAAATCTGGCGTGCCGGATGTTACCGCTCCGGTATATTCCCATCTGATTTATGACGTTATTCCCGATGGAGATAAAACCGTATCACACCCGGATATTTTGATTCTCGAAGGGCTTAATGTTCTGCAAAGCGGCATGGATTACCCGCATGATCCGCACCATGTATTTGTTTCTGATTTTGTTGATTTTTCTATCTATGTGGACGCCCCGGAATCGCTGCTGGAAAGCTGGTATATCAACCGCTTCTTAAAATTCCGTGAGGGAGCATTTACCGATCCGGACTCCTATTTCCACCATTATGCCAAACTCAGCAAAGAGGAAGCCGTCGGCGTGGCGGCGCAATTGTGGAAGGAGATCAACTGGCGCAACCTGAAAGAGAATATCTTACCCACCCGCGAGCGGGCGAGCCTGATATTAACCAAAAGCGCCAATCACGCTATCGAGTCGGTGCGGTTACGCAAATAG
- the murB gene encoding UDP-N-acetylmuramate dehydrogenase, with protein MTISLKTLNTFNLQATARNLVQASTPAQLSAAWQQATAADLPVLILGGGSNVLFLDDFSGTVILNRIEGIEVTDKDDAWHLHVGAGENWHQLVEYTLERNMPGLENLALIPGCAGSAPIQNIGAYGIEIKHVCDYVECVELATGEVVRLSAAECRFGYRDSIFKHEYQDRYAITALGLRLPKAWQPVLSYGDLTRLTRETVTPQQVFDAVCHMRMTRLPDPKIQGNAGSFFKNPVVSERAAATLLRDYPGAPHYPQPDGQVKLAAGWLIDRCELKGFRMGGAAVHSQQALVLVNMDNATSLDVVQLAHEVRQRVGDKFGIWLEPEVRFIGPQGEVSAVETIS; from the coding sequence ATGACTATCTCCCTTAAAACACTTAACACCTTTAATCTTCAGGCGACCGCCCGTAACCTGGTGCAGGCCTCGACACCGGCACAGCTCTCTGCCGCCTGGCAACAGGCTACGGCCGCAGATCTCCCGGTACTGATCCTTGGGGGAGGGAGCAATGTTCTGTTCCTGGACGACTTCTCAGGAACGGTGATCCTGAACCGTATTGAGGGGATTGAGGTTACCGACAAGGATGATGCCTGGCACCTGCATGTTGGCGCCGGAGAGAACTGGCATCAGCTGGTTGAGTATACCCTTGAGCGCAATATGCCCGGGCTGGAGAACCTGGCCCTGATCCCTGGCTGCGCCGGCTCTGCACCTATCCAGAATATCGGTGCCTACGGCATTGAGATTAAACACGTCTGCGACTATGTGGAGTGCGTTGAGCTCGCCACCGGCGAGGTGGTACGCCTGAGCGCGGCGGAGTGCCGTTTCGGCTACCGGGACAGCATCTTTAAACATGAATACCAGGATCGCTACGCCATCACCGCGCTGGGGTTACGCCTGCCCAAAGCCTGGCAACCGGTGCTCAGCTACGGTGACCTGACCCGGCTGACGCGTGAAACCGTGACCCCACAGCAGGTATTTGATGCGGTCTGCCATATGCGCATGACCAGGCTCCCGGATCCGAAAATACAGGGCAACGCGGGCAGCTTTTTTAAAAACCCGGTAGTCAGTGAACGTGCGGCGGCGACATTACTGCGCGACTACCCGGGAGCACCGCATTATCCCCAGCCTGACGGCCAGGTAAAACTGGCGGCCGGGTGGCTGATTGACCGCTGCGAATTAAAAGGCTTTCGGATGGGAGGCGCTGCGGTACACAGCCAGCAGGCGCTGGTACTGGTTAATATGGATAATGCAACCAGCCTTGATGTGGTGCAGTTAGCCCATGAAGTGCGTCAGCGGGTGGGAGATAAATTCGGCATCTGGCTGGAGCCGGAAGTGCGCTTTATCGGCCCGCAGGGAGAGGTGAGCGCAGTGGAGACCATTTCATGA
- the birA gene encoding bifunctional biotin--[acetyl-CoA-carboxylase] ligase/biotin operon repressor BirA — MRDYKVPLALISKLADGEFHSGEQLGEYLGMSRAAINKHIQTLRDWGVDVFTVPGKGYSLPAPIQLLDADVIRQQIPDGSVSVLPVIDSTNQYLMERLSELTSGDACIAEYQHAGRGRRGRQWFSPFGANLYLSMFWRLEQGPAAATGLSLVIGIVMAEVLQQLGAEQVRVKWPNDLYLHDRKLAGILVELTGKTGDAAQIVIGAGVNLVMRHVATDIVNQGWINLQEAGVSVDRNQLSVRLITALRSALTLFEQQGLAPFLSRWEKLDNFINRPVKLIIGDKEIFGISRGIDQQGALLLEQDGEIKPWIGGEISLRSAE, encoded by the coding sequence ATGAGAGACTACAAAGTCCCTCTTGCCCTGATAAGCAAACTGGCAGACGGCGAGTTTCATTCCGGTGAACAACTGGGCGAATACCTGGGAATGAGCCGTGCGGCGATCAATAAACATATTCAGACCCTGCGCGACTGGGGTGTGGATGTGTTTACGGTGCCGGGTAAGGGCTACAGCCTGCCTGCGCCGATTCAGTTGCTGGATGCGGATGTTATCCGCCAGCAGATCCCTGATGGCTCCGTTAGCGTCTTGCCGGTCATCGATTCTACGAATCAGTACCTGATGGAGCGGCTGAGTGAGCTGACGTCTGGCGATGCCTGCATTGCCGAGTACCAGCATGCTGGCCGTGGGCGCAGGGGGCGCCAGTGGTTTTCCCCCTTTGGTGCGAACCTTTATCTGTCGATGTTCTGGCGTCTGGAGCAGGGGCCTGCGGCCGCTACCGGCCTGAGCCTGGTGATTGGTATTGTGATGGCGGAAGTGCTGCAGCAACTGGGGGCTGAGCAGGTACGGGTTAAGTGGCCGAACGATCTTTATCTTCACGATCGTAAACTTGCCGGGATCCTGGTCGAATTAACCGGGAAAACCGGCGATGCTGCGCAGATTGTGATTGGAGCCGGTGTTAACCTGGTTATGCGTCATGTTGCAACGGATATTGTTAACCAGGGCTGGATCAATCTTCAGGAAGCCGGGGTGAGCGTTGATCGTAATCAGCTGTCGGTACGGCTTATTACCGCGCTGCGCTCGGCGCTGACTCTGTTTGAACAGCAAGGGCTTGCTCCGTTCCTGTCGCGCTGGGAAAAGCTGGATAACTTTATTAACCGCCCGGTTAAACTGATTATTGGCGATAAAGAGATATTTGGTATTTCCCGGGGCATTGATCAGCAGGGCGCGTTATTGCTGGAGCAGGACGGTGAGATAAAACCCTGGATTGGCGGGGAGATCTCTTTACGTAGCGCAGAGTAA
- the secE gene encoding preprotein translocase subunit SecE — MSANTEAQGSGRGLDAAKWVGVAVLLLVAVVGNYLYRDITLPLRALAVVILIAAAGGIALLTTKGKATVAFAREARTEVRKVIWPTRQEALHTTLIVAAVTAVMSLILWGLDGILVRLVSFITGLRF, encoded by the coding sequence ATGAGTGCTAATACCGAAGCTCAGGGAAGTGGGCGCGGCCTGGATGCGGCCAAGTGGGTGGGCGTTGCCGTGTTGCTGCTTGTCGCGGTCGTAGGCAACTATCTCTATCGTGATATAACGCTGCCTCTGCGTGCGCTGGCAGTGGTGATTTTAATTGCCGCCGCGGGTGGCATTGCGCTGCTGACGACCAAAGGGAAGGCAACAGTTGCATTTGCCCGTGAAGCGAGAACCGAAGTACGTAAAGTCATTTGGCCTACTCGTCAGGAAGCACTGCACACCACATTAATCGTGGCGGCGGTTACCGCTGTAATGTCCCTGATTCTCTGGGGTCTGGACGGTATTCTGGTCCGCCTGGTTTCTTTTATTACTGGCCTGAGGTTCTGA